The following proteins are co-located in the Halarcobacter sp. genome:
- a CDS encoding EAL domain-containing protein, which translates to MYKVNVNYLNSKLNNDFLTYNKENIKKDIEKVFSTSLFSLIKIDKNRYIFDKNTLIDNSEGFNDKSWSLGEVIVDVRFGLITKLPNSSYYEFISSNNYEITQPLRVRYQLYKNGQIKNIIAKLDFSNIKEKRLITGNNESSFLRNFLDTNKLNKTYPIKKQGYTVASITYEINKYEINSEIQNFLFTLILFNIVMCLPLIFVLGFYHKYLFKKYVTLPVNYLNEYLENILLDKFSIIDKSQFEGTPEIKELTKKISKLSGKVAALKNELNVNKESLELKVSSDTLTGLPNKTIFDFDIKSMYVSAIPGYIFILKIEKLSEISEKYDSGYINSFIESYVNILKNVIFKYNKEMKLYRFYGSKFAIIAKNIEMETCELMCNDIIKELNEKLSDIYNIPDDYIQIGGTFFDIYGTIDSLLSTLEKAYERSKIQGKNSFYIVAEDEIERNYSELDSNVVDIIKRAEFNLKFVFDTYTFDDDENLIMSEASPQLIDSNGNPQPIGSFISVADKLHIADKFDKLVLVKTLAYIRGNNIDHKIAINISMTSIKNKEFMKWLLDVLKANQDIIDKIVFSITSYTAYLNKDSFIEFIKSIHKVGASIILKRYKTTDYPLEELKNLNLDYIRMSHEYTTGFSNDVIKKHKVKNILIFAELYNIKVVADTVKLDADYDLLERLGTYAASR; encoded by the coding sequence ATGTATAAAGTTAATGTAAATTATTTAAATAGCAAACTAAATAATGATTTTCTAACATATAATAAAGAAAATATAAAAAAAGATATTGAAAAAGTATTTAGTACTTCTCTTTTCTCACTTATAAAAATAGATAAAAATAGATATATATTTGATAAAAACACTCTTATAGATAATTCTGAAGGTTTTAATGACAAGTCATGGAGTTTGGGAGAAGTGATAGTAGATGTTAGATTTGGTCTAATAACCAAACTACCAAATAGTTCTTATTATGAATTTATATCTTCAAACAATTATGAAATAACTCAGCCTCTTAGAGTTAGATATCAATTATATAAAAATGGTCAAATTAAAAATATTATTGCAAAATTAGACTTTTCGAATATCAAAGAAAAAAGATTAATTACAGGCAATAATGAAAGTTCATTTTTAAGAAATTTTTTAGATACAAATAAATTAAATAAAACATATCCTATCAAAAAGCAAGGATATACAGTTGCTTCTATTACTTATGAAATAAATAAATATGAAATAAATAGTGAGATACAAAATTTTCTTTTTACGCTTATTCTTTTTAATATAGTTATGTGTTTACCTCTTATTTTTGTATTAGGTTTTTATCATAAATATTTATTTAAAAAATATGTTACTTTGCCAGTAAATTATCTAAATGAATATTTGGAAAATATATTATTAGATAAATTTTCAATTATTGATAAAAGTCAGTTTGAAGGTACACCTGAGATAAAGGAATTAACTAAAAAAATCTCTAAATTATCAGGAAAAGTTGCAGCTTTAAAAAATGAATTGAATGTAAATAAAGAATCATTAGAGTTAAAAGTTTCTAGTGATACTCTAACAGGACTTCCAAATAAAACAATATTTGATTTTGATATAAAAAGTATGTATGTCTCAGCCATACCTGGATATATCTTTATTTTAAAAATTGAAAAGCTTAGTGAAATAAGTGAAAAATATGATTCAGGATATATTAATAGTTTTATTGAAAGTTATGTAAATATATTAAAGAATGTGATTTTTAAATACAATAAAGAGATGAAACTTTATAGGTTTTATGGTTCAAAATTTGCAATAATTGCTAAAAATATAGAAATGGAAACTTGTGAATTAATGTGCAATGATATTATAAAAGAATTAAATGAAAAACTAAGTGATATTTATAATATCCCAGATGATTATATCCAAATAGGTGGTACATTTTTTGACATATATGGAACTATTGATTCTTTATTATCAACTTTAGAAAAGGCATACGAACGTTCAAAAATTCAAGGGAAAAACTCTTTTTATATAGTTGCAGAAGATGAAATTGAAAGAAACTATTCTGAGTTGGATAGTAATGTAGTTGATATTATAAAAAGAGCTGAGTTTAATTTGAAATTTGTATTTGATACATATACTTTTGATGATGATGAAAACTTAATTATGAGTGAGGCTTCTCCACAATTAATTGACTCAAATGGTAATCCTCAACCTATAGGTTCTTTTATTTCTGTTGCAGATAAACTTCATATAGCAGATAAGTTTGATAAGTTAGTTCTTGTTAAAACCCTTGCTTACATTAGAGGTAATAATATAGATCATAAGATAGCTATAAATATCTCTATGACATCAATAAAAAATAAAGAATTTATGAAATGGTTATTAGATGTGTTAAAAGCAAATCAAGATATCATAGATAAAATTGTATTTAGTATTACTTCATATACAGCTTATTTAAATAAAGATTCTTTTATTGAGTTTATAAAAAGTATTCATAAGGTTGGAGCAAGTATTATATTAAAAAGATATAAGACTACTGATTATCCATTAGAAGAATTAAAAAATCTTAATCTTGATTATATTAGAATGAGTCATGAATAT